GGGTCTACAGGCCCCTCCCCGAGGTGGGGGCAGGGCCTGCGGGAAGCGCAGTGGGAGAACGCAAGGGAGACTCCGAGCCCAGCCGATTGCGCAGGTTGGGGTCTGTGCCCAAGTCCTTACCTACTCCGCTATTGCCATTCCTCCTTACCTCTCTGGGCTCTGCTGTTCCTAATCTCCTGTCTCCCCGGCTTTAGCCTCGCCCCATCGTTGTACCGGTTCTGTAGGTTTCCTGCGGTCCTAAGGCCTTGGCCCGAAGCTTGAGCAAAGCGGGAAGTGGAGCTATTTCTTACCTGCATACTCCAACTCAGGTGCCTTTTCTTGCGGAAAGAACCCAGGCTCCGCCAGCTTTAAAGGGCTCCAGGGTCCGGCggcccttctgtctctactccaGGTCCTGGCTTCCGTTGGCACCAGGACTCTCAGACCTGTGCTGTGGGGACACTGGGCTGGCAGATGGCCTTGCCTGGCTCTGACTTCACTCAGGCCATCCTGTGACCTGGTCCTGCAGCTTGGCTCTTCACCAGGGCACCTCCTAGAATTGGAATCCACCTCCTTCCCATCCCagcctctgcttaggaaccgggcCCCCGCAGGCATAACCCCAGTCTGCCTACCCCCCCCTAATGACAGGCTCTTCTGTCCAGTTCTCCCAGGGGTACCAGCTGAAGAGATACTGCTGGACTCCAGACCCACCACCATGGGCAGCCCAGAAGGGCGATTCCATTTTGCCATCGACCGTGGTGGCACCTTCACAGACGTCTTTGCCCAGTGCCCAGGAGGGCATGTACGTGTCCTGAAGCTGCTCTCAGAGGATCCTGCCAACTATGTAGATGCGCCCACAGAGGGCATCCGCCGCATCCTGGAGCAGGTGGGCCAGGGcgagggtggggggtgagggagaCCCCCAGCCTGAGGTCTCACACTGACCGTGCGGTCCCCAGGAGGGAGGTGTGTCGCTGCCTCGAGACCGACCACTAGATACCAGTCGCATTGCCAGCATCCGCATGGGTACCACAGTGGCCACCAATGCACTGTTGGAGCGACGTGGGGAGCGGGTGGCACTGCTCGTGACACGGGGATTCCGAGACCTGCTGCATATTGGCACCCAGGCCCGGCCAGATCTCTTTGACCTGGTGAGCTCTCCCGTGCCAACTGGGTGTTAGGTGAACTTGTGCGTTcgttcctctcccttcctcagcTGAGGCCTTGTGGGGAGGGCTGTGGAGCAGTGATAACCATCACTGCTCCACTAGATGATAGGCATAAAGGAGACTGAGCCCTGCTAGCAGGACTCTGTGTCCCCAGACCTTCCGTGCAGGCGTGTGGTACTCTGCCAGTCCAAGCTGGCACTGGTCGGGGTGAAGGGTTGGAGATTTCACCTTTGGATTCCTGGGAAAAAGCTGCCCTCTGGGGGTAGGGTGGTTGGTTTCACCCCACTTAAGTGCCTGGGTGTAGAGAGAAACCTCCTGGATGGGCCTTGCTGAGCCATTTTGACGGTCTCCTCACTTTCTGGGACACATCCCCTTGCCCGCACTGCCCCACCCACTCAGGACCCCACAGAACCCTCAGGCCTGGCTCTCTTCTAAGCCCCTGCCTGCCCTCAGGCTGTGCCCATGCCAGAGGTTCTGTATGAGGAGGTGCTGGAGGTGGACGAGCGAGTGGTGCTGTACCATGGAGAACCAGGGGCCGGATCTCCTGTCAAAGGTGCGGATGGTGCTGACAGCCTGTGTGAGGTTCCTGGGGGTAGACAGAGCCTAGCAACTTTCGAATGGGGGCTATGGGCTCTTTCAGGCCGCACGGGGGACCTGCTCGAGGTACAGCAGCCTGTGGATCTGGGAGCCCTGCGTGGGAAGCTGGAGGGGCTCTTATCTCGGGGCATCCGCAGTCTGGCGGTGGTGCTCATGCACTCATACACGTGAGTGAGGGCTGCTTATTGTGGCTGGAGGCCTGCTCCAGGGGAAAACTGCAAGGGTGTTGGGTGGGAAGCACAGAGCTCCCCGCGTTGTTCTCGTTGTAGGTGGGCCCAGCACGAGCAGCAGGTGGGCGCACTGGCCCGGGAGCTGGGCTTCACACACGTGTCCTTGTCCTCGGAAGCCATGCCCATGGTACGCATTGTTCCCCGGGGGCACACGGCCTGTGCTGACGCCTACCTCACTCCCACCATCCAGCGCTATGTGCAGGGCTTCAGCCGCGGCTTCCAGGGCCAGCTAAAGGTGAGGCCCGTTGACCACCCCGCCCCAGGCCCTAGCCCTTCACTTGCCCAGCGCATCGCTCTCCATTCTCTCCACTCACAGGATGTACAAGTACTCTTCATGCGCTCTGATGGTGGCCTGGCACCCATGGAGGCCTTCAGTGGTTCTAGGGCTGTGCTTTCTGGCCCTGCTGGTGGTGTGGTTGGCTACTCAGCCACTACCTACCAGCTGGAAGGTGGTCAGCCTGTCATTGGCTTTGACATGGGAGGTATGAAGGCAGTGTGTGAGGGGAGATTCAGCCGCCTAGCTGGATGAAGGTGGGGACGTGGGTCTCGGGGTGACTCTTGGCATCTCATCCCCATTAGGCACGTCCACAGATGTGAGCCGCTATGCTGGAGAATTTGAGCATGTCTTTGAGGCTAGCACAGCTGGTGTTACCCTCCAGGCCCCCCAGCTGGACATCAACACGGTGGCCGCTGGTGGGGGTTCCCGCCTCTTCTTCAGGTCAgcgcctctctctctccagtcgGGACCTCtcagctttctcctcctccccccgccccctctAATTCCAGTCCTTTTATCCCCCAAGGTCCGGCCTCTTTGTGGTTGGGCCAGAGTCAGCAGGTGCTCACCCAGGTCCTGCCTGCTACCGCAAAGGTAAGAGCTAGCCTCTGCTCTGCCAGGCCTCTCCTTCTCGTGGTGCTCCAGGCCTGTTCCCCTCCTTGTCTCCGTGCCCGCTGCCCACATCCGGTTTGCTCCTCTAGCCTCCAACCCACACACTGTGCCACCTTCCCAGGGGGTCCTGTGACTGTGACAGATGCCAATCTGGTCCTGGGTCGCCTGCTGCCTGCCTCTTTCCCCTGCATTTTTGGACCGGGAGAAGACCAGCCGCTGTCCCCGGAGGCATCCCGAAAGGCTCTAGAGGCTGTGGCCACTGAGGTCAACAGCTTCTTGACCAATGGACCCTGCCCAGCTTCCCCACTAAGTCTGGAGGAGGTGGCCATGGGGTTTGTGCGTGTTGCCAATGAAGCCATGTGCCGGCCTATCCGTGCTCTCACACAGGTgtgctccccccctccccccgatgTCCCACCACCACCTGTCTGTCCTGGCCCTGCTCCCACACTCTCTCAGACCAACAGAAATGGGATCGGGTGGGGGTGCTGTCCCAGGTAGGAAAGACTATTTACTGACCTTCCTGGATCACCAGGCACGAGGCCATGACCCCTCAGCCCACGTGCTGGCCTGCTTCGGAGGAGCTGGTGGGCAGCACGCTTGTGCCATAGCCCGGGCCCTGGGTATGGACACTGTACATATTCACAGGTGGGTCTGCATGGGCGCATATGCCCTTGGCTGGGGGAGGTGACTTTGGAGAGTGTCCCCACACTTCCTTGCCACCCATTTCTGCAGGCACAGTGGGCTGCTGTCGGCACTGGGGCTGGCCTTGGCAGATGTGGTTCACGAAGCCCAGGAGCCCTGTTCCCTGTCTTACACACCCGAAACCTTTATGCAACTGGACCAGAGACTGAGCCGCCTGGAGGAGCAGTGTGTGGATGCCTTGCGGGCCCAGGGCTTCCCTAGGTAGACTCATGGACCACTGAACACAGGGCTGGCATTATCTCTACCACCCGTTTGGTGGTGTACCGCTGGATGTCTTACCAGATGTTCCTGGGTCTTCAGGACAATGGGCTCAGAGTGCCTGAGGAAGCAGGGCAGGCATCCTCAGAAGGCACTGGGTGAGTAGCCCAACCTGCATCCTGCAGGTCTCAGATCAGCACTGAAGGCTTCCTGCATCTTCGTTACCAAGGCACCGACTGTGCCCTGATGGTGTCTGCCCATCAGCATCCGGCCACAGCCCGCTCACCCCGTGCTGGCGACTTTGGAGCAGCCTTTGTGGAGAGGTATATGTGCCGTTCTGTGAGTCCAGCGTGTGGCCTGCTGGTCCGGTTGCCTCGTTCTGATTGCTCCCTTGGATGGGTGGGTTCAGGTACATGAGAGAGTTTGGCTTCATCATTCCTGAGCGGCCGGTGGTGGTAGACGATGTGCGAGTGAGGGGAACTGGCCGGAGTGGACTTCGGCTGGAGGACACCCGCAAAGCCCAGAGTGGACCTCCGCGGGTGGACAAGGTTGGAGGCTTTGCTGTGCGGGTCCACCTACATCCTCAGGACCTGGGGACAAGTGCTGATGGGGAGGCCCAGCCATGTTGAGGGCCTCAGGAAGGATGATCTAGGAGCCTAGCTCATTCCACACCCTCTGCAGGTGACCCAGTGCTACTTTGAGGGGGGTTATCAGGAGACCCCCGTGTACCTTTTAGGAGAGCTGGGCTATGGGCACCAGCTCCAGGGGCCCTGCCTTATCATCGACAACAACAGGTAAGCCTGGGATGGCTTAGCCTTGGAGGGGGTATTGCAGGACCCTTCACAGCAGATCCCTTGGCTCAGGGCTGCAGAGGTTCCATCACTGGGGTATCTCCTGGCATGGAGCAGTGGCATCCCTGGCCAGCCTTCTTGTAGCTCCTCTGTGTCCCCTGCCCCCAGCACCATCCTCGTAGAACCAGGTTGCCAAGCAGAGGTGACTGAGACAGGGGACATCCGCATTTCTGTGGGAGCTGAGGCTCCCAGCATGGCGGGCACCAAACTGGACCCCATCCAGCTGTCTATCTTTTCACACCGCTTCATGAGCATCGCTGGTGAGTGGACACCGCTGTCCTCCTTGTAGCGCGTGTGTGATATGGTGGCATACATGATGTaggacatgggggtgggggtgcatacCAGGCCGAAGTACAGACGAGTAGGGTAGCATTGGCTCTTGTTACGTGTGGTAACCTGGCAAGTGTGTGCCAAGGGGAAGGGCAGGATTCTCGCGGGTGGTGGGGTGAGCAGTGTGGCCTTGGCTCTGAAATTATACTCCATGCTGCAAGAGCAGGCCTTGCATAGGGCAGTACTTGCTTCTCATCAGGAGTCATGTGATCTTCAGCGGTCTAGGGATAGAAAACAGGCATCCACTGTGAGCTCATCTGTTCAAAGTCGTGCGGTAGGCTCTCAGGAGCCCAGGGGTCTAAGCTTGGGGaccaggttcttttttttttctttaataacatatttttattgattatttggaaatttcacatcatgcaccctgcTCACATTTTCTTCCCAGTTTTCCCAGGTCCATTTCccacccttgtgacctcccccAGAACAAAAGGGGGGGGGAACAAAACACcaaatccaatttgtgttgcccgtATACTCACTGGATCATGATCAAACTCCCAGTGggcagccccttaaagaaaaccagccctccccccccaccagaatccatcaactgtgaagagctatacTTCAGCATCcctatcacaattttttttttttaatgccgaatgctgtttattgaaggagggaagaggtcttaaatacaggcttacagcacaatgggagaactccggagggcagaagttcgctacagatgttttacagtcttgcatctaagctgttaacgcccaatatgcaggatacacagacaaggaacttcccataagtattcaggagggtggaacccggcagggaattagaatggggaggatatcaaggtcaaggggGGGACCAGGTTCTTGATGCACCAGTCAGGGAGGAAAGCTGAAGAGAGACCCCAGGCAGGCTGGAAAGAACGCTCTTTTCATAAGCTAACATACACCTGGCTACAACCTCACTGCCTACGAAGGTGTGCTGCCACCCTGGTCTTCCCCAGGGCACAGAAAAGTTGCTAGGTTTGAGCACAGGAGGCCTTGACCCTGTGGGTCCTGTGTCTTTTTCTTGGGGCCTATACATGTGGGTGATGGGGCTACCTGGTTACTCTGTGCCCCCAGAGCAGATGGGCCGAATCCTACAGCGCACAGCCATCTCCACCAACATCAAAGAGCGCCTTGACTTCTCCTGTGCCCTCTTTGGGCCAGATGGGGGCCTGGTCTCCAATGCGCCCCACATTCCTGTGCATCTGGGTGCCATGCAGGAGACTGTCCAGTTCCAGGTGTGGTGACGCCGGTGACATTTTTCCTTTCTGCCCCCCTCCCTTTCCCATGACTTCACTTTCCTTTTCCACTCTGTCTGTGTCTTCTGATTTCAGATTCAGCACTTAGGAGCTGACCTGCATCCTGGTGACGTGCTGCTCAGCAACCATCCCAGTGCCGGGGGCAGCCATCTTCCTGACCTGACGGTTATCACCCCGGTGAGAAGTGCTACCTAGGCTACTACCAGAGGGGCAGAGGTTTCTGGTGCCACTGACAGTTACTGTTCACCCCTTAGGTGTTTTGGCCAGGCCAGACACGGCCCGTGTTCTACGTGGCTAGCCGGGGGCACCACGCAGACATTGGAGGCATCACGCCGGGCTCTATGCCTCCTCACTCTACCGCACTGCAACAGGAGGGTGCCGTTTTTCTGTCCTTCAAACTGGTCCAGGGAGGCGTCTTCCAGGAAGAGGGTGAGCTGGAGAAGGGTCACCGTGAGGATTCAGCAGGCAGGGATGCATGGCTGCTACCAGGAACCAGGCTGGGCAGGATCCCAATACACAGCTGATATATCCTGATATATCAGCTCAGGCCTGCCTTGAGGCTTGCCAGAGACAAGTGGTGACCTCTCGGGGCAGTTGTGAATCATCTCAACTATGCAGAAGTGCTGAGATGACTTATGTCTAGACCAAAGAGCGTCTCCTTGAAGATGATTCTGGGGTAGGGAGTTGGCCAAGACACCCAGGGGGCAGAAGGGAGAGGTTGTTTCAAGGTTGGCAACTGGTACAAGCTACGCCGGGTATTGAGGCTACAGGTTCCCTGTCTGGGTTTGGGTCTCAGTCACTGGGCAGTGGAGCAACTGGAGCTGTCCTGGTCTGCTTGCACACCTATCTGCAGAGTAACCCTGAGGGTGGGCAGAGTGGTCAGATGTGACAGCGGGAGTCACCCTCCAAGATGGCGCTATCCAGGTGGCAGAGGGTGGAAGGAACTGTTTGGGAACTGAAGTGGTACAATGTGGAGATTGTAGGGTCCGGTTTGGAGGCTCTGCATTGAACAGCAGAGAGCAGCTGCAGGCAAGATGGAGGCACTGGAAAAGACAGCCCTCTTCTGAGGTCACAGGGGTCTGAGAACTCAAAAAGGAATTCTTGGAGTTGAGGTGATACGGGCATGGTAGAGGTGGGGTTAACAGAGCCACAGGCCACTCTGGGTGCCATAGACACATAGGATAACATTGATTATTGGGAGCTGAGGTGGATCATGGAGACACAAGTGTAAACACGTGGCTGAGGGTACAAGTGGCCGGTAGACCTCAGAGAAGCCATGACCAAGACTGGAAAGAGAAGACTTTCCCCTGGTGTGGCATAGTCCCTGGAGTGCGAGGGGAACCTTGTCTAGATGTAGGAAACTGCAGGAAGAGGACAGGAATGACAGGtgcctgaatgcatgtatgtgcaccacatgtatgcaggtgtccCTGGAGACCGGAAGAGAGCTTAAGATCcttaggaactggagttacaggcagttatgaggcCCCTTGTGTGGGTGCTGAAAAACAGACCCTAGATCCTATCAAAGAGCATCAAaggctctttaactgctgagcatgtctccagccctgtggTGCCTTATATTCTTGAAGTACCAGGAGGCCAGTGGGAGTGGGCAGGACATAGGGCAGACAGGACAAGGTgcatgtgggggtgtgtgtgtcagggaggcTTTTTCCTGTCAAGTGTAGAGGGGAGCCTAGAAGAAGCAGATAGATGAGCCTGCTGAGGGATGAACCCACCCTCTCCCAAGCCTCCTCCCGCTCCAGCAAAGTCATTGGCACTGCTGCTTGCCAGAGGTGCTCCAGATGCTGGGCTGAAGAAGAGGGCTCAGCAGAAGGACGGAGCCTATCCTTTATCTTCAGAGTACAGGAGTTTGCAACAGGGGAGGTGGGAAGTCAGGTCACTAGGGTTCTCCCAGTGCCCAGTGTATGTGTTGTGGGTGTGGAACAGACAGGCACAGGCACCTGTTCCTGAGGACGTGGAAGGTGACTCAGTTGTGACCCTGTCCATCCAGCGGTGACAGAGGCCCTGCGGGCCCCGGGCAAGATCTCTGGCTGTAGTGGAACCAGGAACCTGCATGACAACCTATCGGATCTTCGTGCCCAGGTGGCAGCCAACCAGAAGGGCATCCAGCTGGTGGGAGAGCTGATCGGGCAGTATGGCTTGGATGTGGTGCAGGCCTATATGGGTCATATTCAGGTGGGCCTGGGGACAGGAGCATACATGGGGCAGTGTTGTGGCTGCTCCACGGTAGCTGGGCCGCCCTGCAGGTGGCATGGCTGGGCTGAACCTTTTTTCCTGCTAGGCAAACGCTGAACTAGCAGTACGAGACATGCTTCGGGCTTTTGGAACCTCCCGGCAGGTCCGGGGCCTGCCCCTCGAGGTGTCTGCGGAGGACCACATGGATGACGGCTCTCCTATCCGCCTGCGTGTTCAGATCAACCTGAGTCAGGTTAGCGAGTGAGGCGAGTGGGGAGGAGCCCTGACACCGGCCTCTGGGGTGAGGCCGGTTGCCGACAGCCACACCTTTCCTCCTCGTGGGCAGGGCAGCGCAGTGTTTGACTTCAGCGGTTCTGGGTCCGAGGTGTTTGGCAATCTCAACGCCCCGCGGGCCATAACGCTATCTGCTCTCATCTATTGCTTGCGCTGTCTAGTGGGCCGTGACATCCCGCTTAACCAGGTTCGTAGGGGTGTGCTGTGAGGTTAGCACAAGTCTGGGGTCACCCCGAGGTTTGCCTGAAGACAAAGGCAGCCCAATAAAACAGAGCCTTGGGTGGTGGGATTTTTATCTGAATCTAGGTGGTACCCAACCCTAATTAATCGCTCTATTCATTCACCAGGGTTGCCTGGCTCCTGTGCGTGTAATAATTCCCAAAGCCTCCATCTTGGACCCATCCCCAGAGGCAGCAGTGGTGGGTGGCAACGTGCTCACGTCTCAGAGAGTAGTGGACGTCATTTTGGGAGCTTTTGGGGCCTGTTCAGCCTCCCAGGTGTGATTGGAGCAAAGGTCTGGGGTTTGCTAGTAAACAGGGTGGTGGGGGTTGATACCCACATTAACAAAATACTGTCGTCATCTGCTTCTGTCAGGGCTGCATGAACAACGTGACCCTGGGCAATGCCCGTATGGGATACTATGAGACGGTGGCTGGTGGTGCGGGCGCGGGACCTGGCTGGCATGGGCGCAGTGGTGTACACAGTCACATGACTAACACACGCATCACGGACCCGGAGATTCTGGAGAGCCGGTGAGCTGAGCAGTCCAGTCGCAGTGCTAGGCAGTTGATCTGGGTGATGAGTCCGCGCTCATCTGCGCTGTGCCCTTCACCTGCACAGGTACCCGGTTATCCTGCGGCGCTTTGAGCTGAGGCCAGGCTCTGGGGGCCGAGGTCGCTTCCGGGGAGGTGATGGCGTCATCCGAGAGCTGGTCTTTCGGGAAGAGGCGCTGCTGTCCGTGCTTACCGAGCGCCGGGCATTTCAGCCTTACGGCCTCCACGGTGGGTAGCTCCCCAGCCCTTCCCGGCAAACTCCTGCCCCTACCGCCCTAGACTCCcagtttcctgtttcctcctcctgtAGGGGGAGAGCCTGGTGCACGAGGTTTAAACCTCCTAATCAGAAAGGATGGGCGCACGGTGAATTTGGGCGGGAAGACATCTGTGACCGTGTACCCTGGGGTAAGAGACGCAGCCCATGTCGTGAACAAAGATGCAAAATTTTAATTTGGCTCCAAATTAAAATAGGGTGGCTGTCTAGTGGCCTCTGTGATCCCGGGTGACTGCTTGTCTTACTGGGATAAGGCCACAGCTGTGTTGAACCTGCTCTTCTTCCCAGGACGTGTTCTGCCTTCACACGCCTGGCGGTGGGGGCTACGGAGACCCGGAGGACccaacaccaccaccaggctcGCCCCCACTATTTCCAGCCTTCCCAGAGCGGGGCAGTGTATATGAGTACCGCCGTGCCCAGGAAGCTGTGTGAGTGCCTCACAATAAAGATCCTTTGAGTTGCACGGTTATTGGGATCGGCTCCTCATGGTGGTCTTTCTTGCCGGTCATCACTTTGTGTGCCAGCTTCAGTCAGGAGCACACAACTTGAAGCTTCAGGCCCACAGCTAAGTGGTCCGTGAGCCCAGCCAGCGCAGTACTGAAAGTCACCTGCTCCACCTCCTACGGGGCAGGAATCAAGTTGAGAGCTGTTTTCAGTCTGAGCATGCCGAACTGCCCCCAGCTCAGGCACTTACTGGAATCAGGCGACTCCCGGGTATTCCGCGGTAGGTGATATAGTCCAGGCGCCGGCCCCGCCAGGATTTACTGGAGTGACTTCTACTTCCTGCCAGGTAGAGGCGGCGCCCTTTTTCCTGCTCCAGGGCCCTAGGAGAGGGACAGCATCACTGAGGCTAGGGTAGATCCTCCCAGCTGGCCTGCTTAACAGTGTCTGGGCTCGTTCTCGACTTACCTCCGAAGCATCTCTGGGGAGCTGGCAATGGCATGGTGTAGCATGGAAGTGCTCAAAATCGTCCCTGCGGAGTCCGGGGAGAGCGAGAGTAGAATCAGTGGCAGCCTTGCTGATGGGGATCCCACAGACCTACTCTCCCTGCCTCCACAGAAGCAGTACCCAAGGCCCAGGGCTGCTCCTGGCGGGTGCCTAGCCGGCAGGGGTCCTGGAAGCAGCTGAAGAGTTTGTGCCCCTGCTCCTTTGCGTGATCTGTAGAGGAAAACCGTTTCTCAGCAGGCAGAGCTGGGTCTCTGCGCTCCACCCGCGCCAGTTCCTCACCTCGTGAGCTGTTGTCAAAGTTTAGGTCTCCTAGGAGGACGCTGAAGGCCACAACCTCACCAATGTGGCGGCTCTCAGCCTCAAACTCCTCCACCCATTCCAGCAGCAGCGTCATCTGTTTGCAGCGAACATGCCCGTCTTCTAAGAGGAGAGTTGGGCTTGGCTTAGCCCAGAGTGGGCATCCAAGACCATACCCAGGTCTTGATCTGTAAACCCACCCAGGCATTGCTTGGGATGTCTGGGGCAGAAAACATTGAGACGGAGGGACAAAAGTGTTGGTGAGGTTAGGGACCCACTGCCCTCAAAGGTGGGAAGAGGGCCTGCCCGCATTCCAACGACCCCTCCTGCAGAGCTCACCAGTGGGTGCCTGCAAGTGTGTGCAATGAAGGTATCCCACGATACGGCGCCCGTCCAGGATGCCCAGTTGTGCCTGCAACACCACCCACAGTTCCAGCTCTCCTTGCTTGTTAGATCCCACTGCTTACCCTCTCCCTGCTAGAGTTCATTGCAGCCTGTTAGTACCTGGGCAGATAGTAGACCTTTAGAGGCCATGGCGTCCTCGCGACGAGCATCTGGAAAGCAACGGAAGGTGGCACGCAGCAGCGGGTAGCGCGAGGCTAGTAGAAGCCCACTGCCCAGTACCTTGAAGTACGGCCCGGGCAGTAAGCCAAATGTGCCCACATCGTATAGCACTGGGCCCAGATTTGGCCCCAAGGCGCGCACAAGACGACGAGCTGCGCGGAGATCGAACACTTCCTGCAGGCACACGAAGTCCAAACCCGTGGGTATTGTGGCCCTCAGCACACCACCAGGCACCTCAGACAGCGGCTGGCTGCATCCGGTAGCCCCATAGTGTGAGGTTCGAAGGCCACTTAGCAGTGTAGCGCCAATGGCCTCTGCACGCTGCTGGCTGTGCGACAGGTTGCTGAAGCGAGCCAGCCCATCAGGGAGCAGGCACAGATTGGCAGTGAAAAAGACAAAGCAGCGCACGCGCTCAGCAGGCGGGTGCCAGGGCTGTGGCCACACCCAGCAGGCCGGAGGGGGCAGATAGCAGAAGGGGCGGCGGCAGACCTGTAGGGGCAGCCAGAGCACAAGGGCAAACATCGCCAGGGGTAGGCCAACTACCGTCAGCGATAGCAACGCCGCCCCACTTCCCGCCAGGACTTTGAGCCACCCCAAGCTGCTGGATCGTGCCATTGGTGCCCAGCAGCCCAGCAACTGGTCCAGAGACCAGTAGGCTGGGAAGAGCAGCATGAGGCACAAGCTGTTGAGGGCTTGTAGCGCGGGGTGCGGGAAGGGTGAAGGCCTCAGGGCGTCGGGTGTCGGGGGCCAGTCGAGCGAGGGATCATGGCGCACAGAACTCCTTCGCTGCGAAACGTCAGGGAGACTCATTCCTTCCCAGCGTGAGAGTTGTATCCTGCGAGTCCGCACGAGCTGCAGGAGGTCAAGACCAGGTAGCACAACCTGTGCGTGCCGCTAGTAAAGGACCTGTGCCCCAGGAGCCTGAGTTCTGGACACTGGCCCCACCCACTCAGAACTTCTGTGGCGgttgggaagggaaaaaaagaacccGGGCTTCACAGCCCCGCCCACTGCACTCCTGCCGCTGTGGGTCCACTTAGGGCTTTGAGAAAAACGTAGGGCCCCGCCCTATGCCTAGCCTTCCCCACCCCGCCTCCAATAAGCCTTACAGTCTGGCTACACCGCAGGCAGGTGCTTGTACCTGGCGCCTGAGCGCAAATACCCAACACCAACGGCTTGCACAGTTGTGGCTGTAACTTGGGAGCTTCAAGTCGGGGGAGGGACCGTTAAGTTCTACACTTCAAGGAGGCTTGCCCGGACACATGAACCAGGTAAAAGAAGGTTCCCCATTCTATGGGCTCTCTGACACTGActttagttgttttttgtttgttttgtgtgttacagaaacagggtttctctgtgtagccctggctgtcctggaactcactctgtagaccaggctggcctacgaactcagagatccacccacctctgcctccccggtgctgagactaaaggcctgcgccaccactgcccagcttaactTTAGGCTCTTAcattctcttggctttcaaggacttttctctgcttcccttgGAAGTCGGCCTCCCTAATTCCAGCTGTGAGCCAGCATCCACCCTGCTGTCAACCCTAAGTGTCTCATAAGTTGTCCATCAGGTTTATCTTGACTGCCTGTCTTCACCCAGGTTGCCAGGATAGTTGTGGAGACACTTTTGATGAGGTGACTGCTAATAAGCTATCTGGCTGGGTTCCCAAAGTCTCTCTGATGGGAGTGGTCAGGGCAGAAGGTGATAAGTCCTAATGGGGCCTGGGTATTCAGCTGGAAGACTTCAACAACTCCACACCTCTCTCTTCCTGGAGTTTTTATTGGTACTGATAAGATTATTGTTTGAATTCAGACCCCGAGGCTCTTCTGTGTTTTTGACTGGTAAGGAATAGTTTTCTAAGACCCTGGTTCTTttatcatccccccccccccccgccccctttaatggattttcaagacaaggtttctctgtg
This genomic interval from Peromyscus eremicus chromosome 20, PerEre_H2_v1, whole genome shotgun sequence contains the following:
- the Oplah gene encoding 5-oxoprolinase isoform X1; translated protein: MSLLSSYEGLRQEIQRLAQENEELRRLVQLIQENQELKLVLRSRGSSLGFCSSSGFLAEVTANPRLPRRKIIKFKDAERVLPGVPAEEILLDSRPTTMGSPEGRFHFAIDRGGTFTDVFAQCPGGHVRVLKLLSEDPANYVDAPTEGIRRILEQEGGVSLPRDRPLDTSRIASIRMGTTVATNALLERRGERVALLVTRGFRDLLHIGTQARPDLFDLAVPMPEVLYEEVLEVDERVVLYHGEPGAGSPVKGRTGDLLEVQQPVDLGALRGKLEGLLSRGIRSLAVVLMHSYTWAQHEQQVGALARELGFTHVSLSSEAMPMVRIVPRGHTACADAYLTPTIQRYVQGFSRGFQGQLKDVQVLFMRSDGGLAPMEAFSGSRAVLSGPAGGVVGYSATTYQLEGGQPVIGFDMGGTSTDVSRYAGEFEHVFEASTAGVTLQAPQLDINTVAAGGGSRLFFRSGLFVVGPESAGAHPGPACYRKGGPVTVTDANLVLGRLLPASFPCIFGPGEDQPLSPEASRKALEAVATEVNSFLTNGPCPASPLSLEEVAMGFVRVANEAMCRPIRALTQARGHDPSAHVLACFGGAGGQHACAIARALGMDTVHIHRHSGLLSALGLALADVVHEAQEPCSLSYTPETFMQLDQRLSRLEEQCVDALRAQGFPRSQISTEGFLHLRYQGTDCALMVSAHQHPATARSPRAGDFGAAFVERYMREFGFIIPERPVVVDDVRVRGTGRSGLRLEDTRKAQSGPPRVDKVTQCYFEGGYQETPVYLLGELGYGHQLQGPCLIIDNNSTILVEPGCQAEVTETGDIRISVGAEAPSMAGTKLDPIQLSIFSHRFMSIAEQMGRILQRTAISTNIKERLDFSCALFGPDGGLVSNAPHIPVHLGAMQETVQFQIQHLGADLHPGDVLLSNHPSAGGSHLPDLTVITPVFWPGQTRPVFYVASRGHHADIGGITPGSMPPHSTALQQEGAVFLSFKLVQGGVFQEEAVTEALRAPGKISGCSGTRNLHDNLSDLRAQVAANQKGIQLVGELIGQYGLDVVQAYMGHIQANAELAVRDMLRAFGTSRQVRGLPLEVSAEDHMDDGSPIRLRVQINLSQGSAVFDFSGSGSEVFGNLNAPRAITLSALIYCLRCLVGRDIPLNQGCLAPVRVIIPKASILDPSPEAAVVGGNVLTSQRVVDVILGAFGACSASQGCMNNVTLGNARMGYYETVAGGAGAGPGWHGRSGVHSHMTNTRITDPEILESRYPVILRRFELRPGSGGRGRFRGGDGVIRELVFREEALLSVLTERRAFQPYGLHGGEPGARGLNLLIRKDGRTVNLGGKTSVTVYPGDVFCLHTPGGGGYGDPEDPTPPPGSPPLFPAFPERGSVYEYRRAQEAV